One genomic region from Drosophila subpulchrella strain 33 F10 #4 breed RU33 chromosome 2R, RU_Dsub_v1.1 Primary Assembly, whole genome shotgun sequence encodes:
- the LOC119551825 gene encoding protein nemuri, with protein sequence MSLKWLLLVALVALLSIGTGTSAKPRRTTIQARPSPEQLSLLQRLNARYYAVQQDEEDGDDIKEHEEDLANDADEDEDEEEGNDARDEAEEGDEDEVIQNLDNKKLTSNTAYPKTKTGLKHQQAVEEQEQEEEPTDEVQDLVEPQQELEQKSELSRAEPVNRRRGGRRNGRKGRGRKNRRGGNRRCGAKGRRGRRGQRKRTPSKRSGNKRRTGNKNKRQGQKNKAAAIKTTAAPATKVA encoded by the coding sequence ATGTCATTGAAGTGGCTCTTGCTCGTTGCCCTGGTGGCACTGCTCAGCATTGGAACTGGCACCTCGGCCAAGCCCAGGAGGACCACCATCCAGGCCAGACCTAGTCCGGAGCAGCTGAGTCTCCTCCAGCGCCTGAATGCCAGGTATTATGCCGTCCAGCAGGACGAAGAGGATGGCGATGACATTAAGGAGCACGAAGAGGATCTGGCCAACGACGCCGACGAGGATGAGGACGAGGAGGAAGGCAACGATGCCAGGGACGAGGCGGAGGAAGGCGATGAGGACGAGGTGATACAAAATCTGGATAACAAAAAGCTAACCTCTAACACCGCATACCCCAAGACAAAGACTGGATTGAAGCACCAGCAAGCGgtggaggagcaggagcaggaggaggagccCACCGATGAAGTCCAGGATCTCGTGGAGCCCCAGCAGGAACTCGAACAGAAAAGTGAGCTGTCCCGGGCTGAGCCAGTTAATCGCAGGCGCGGCGGAAGGCGGAACGGACGGAAGGGGCGTGGCCGCAAGAACCGCAGGGGGGGCAATCGCCGGTGCGGGGCCAAGGGAAGGCGCGGTCGTCGTGGCCAACGCAAACGCACTCCATCAAAGCGCAGCGGCAACAAGCGGCGAACGGGCAACAAGAACAAACGCCAGGGCCAGAAAAACAAAGCAGCCGCCATCAAGACGACTGCAGCGCCAGCCACCAAGGTGGCCTAA